In Triticum urartu cultivar G1812 chromosome 6, Tu2.1, whole genome shotgun sequence, the following proteins share a genomic window:
- the LOC125512442 gene encoding bromodomain-containing protein 4-like encodes MHLGICFVRPQAALLLLALPRLPAPPHMKKAKLPTVSSSSAGHTTHPLLSLPRTPQCSMQQTPALPDPDPSPRRHPPLPRQHPPLPSLPPTSATPPLPTLDPLPTPRSNLPPENEEVAARIFETRWSSMRGHDAGPTMEAVVVDAVSKLLKAGIALSEISSAPWAGDALEGEDGPRWQAACCLGPEDEDEGGGERAWVRWPLAACPTAPTSLMSACCSS; translated from the exons ATGCACTTGGGGATCTGCTTCGTGCGACCCCAAGCGGCCCTTCTCCTCCTTGCCCTCCCtcgcctccccgcgccgccgcacaTGAAGAAGGCCAAGCTCCCCAccgtctcctcctcctccgccggtCACACCACTCatcccctcctctctctcccccgCACACCCCAGTGCTCCATGCAGCAAACCCCAGcgctccccgatccagatccctCCCCTCGCCGCCACCCACCCCTCCCCCGCCAACACCCACCCCTCCCCTCGCTGCCACCCACCTCCGCCACACCTCCCCTCCCCACCTTAGATCCTCTCCCCACTCCCAGATCCAACTTGCCACCAGAGAACGAGGAGGTCGCGGCCAGGATCTTCGAGACGCGGTGGTCGTCGATGCGGGGTCATGACGCGGGGCCGACCATGGAGGCGGTGGTCGTCGACGCGGTGTCCAAGCTGCTAAAGGCCGGCATCGCGCTGTCCGAGATCTCCTCTGCTCCCTGGGCTG GTGATGCCCTCGAAGGTGAAGACGGGCCGAGATGGCAGGCTGCTTGTTGCCTCGGCCCCGAAGATGAAGATGAAGGTGGAGGAGAGCGAGCGTGGGTGAGATGGCCTCTTGCAGCATGTCCGACCGCCCCTACTTCCCTGATGAGCGCATGCTGCAGCTCCTAG